Proteins from a genomic interval of Sphingobacterium sp. SYP-B4668:
- a CDS encoding EamA family transporter produces the protein MEKLKGVLAVFIGAGSFGILSTFVKQAYSQNFTLSEVIGMQVLFGMVILWIIYLGMQLFNKKRLDSYPKRSKMWTIVISGFSTGLVSILYYKCVSLVPASLAIVLLMQYIWIGALIEYIVFRVVPSKKQSIGIVVILICTLLATGLVDKGIESFDLMGVGYGILAATGYAVFLIVNGRVGNDYPPIQKSALMVTGSCILIFALFRPFNLFSGELGNGLWHFGLILSIFGTVLPPLLFAYGIPKIGVSLSSILSAAELPVAVGMSYFVLLEPVTSLQWIGVVLILIIVVWMNIRNKEDDYRYH, from the coding sequence ATGGAAAAATTAAAGGGGGTATTAGCCGTATTTATTGGTGCAGGTAGTTTTGGTATACTATCCACATTTGTGAAACAAGCATATTCCCAAAATTTCACACTTTCAGAAGTTATCGGGATGCAAGTACTATTTGGAATGGTAATCTTGTGGATCATCTATCTTGGCATGCAACTATTTAATAAAAAGAGATTAGATAGCTACCCAAAAAGAAGTAAGATGTGGACTATTGTAATAAGCGGATTTTCTACGGGACTGGTCAGTATCTTATACTATAAATGCGTATCGCTAGTCCCAGCATCATTGGCTATTGTCTTACTCATGCAATATATTTGGATAGGAGCACTGATTGAATACATTGTCTTCCGTGTCGTCCCTAGTAAAAAGCAATCAATCGGCATTGTAGTCATTCTCATATGTACACTCCTAGCTACCGGTTTAGTAGATAAGGGAATTGAATCCTTTGACTTAATGGGAGTAGGTTATGGGATATTGGCAGCTACGGGCTATGCTGTATTTTTAATCGTCAACGGACGTGTGGGCAACGACTACCCACCCATTCAAAAAAGTGCATTAATGGTTACTGGATCCTGCATTTTAATCTTTGCGTTATTCCGACCGTTCAACCTATTCTCCGGCGAACTGGGAAATGGGCTCTGGCACTTTGGTCTCATACTTTCTATATTCGGAACTGTACTTCCTCCCCTACTGTTTGCATACGGGATTCCCAAGATAGGAGTTTCATTGAGCAGCATCTTAAGTGCGGCAGAGCTTCCTGTCGCGGTCGGCATGTCTTATTTTGTACTTCTGGAACCTGTAACCTCTCTCCAGTGGATAGGAGTCGTCTTGATTCTGATAATCGTAGTCTGGATGAATATTCGGAATAAAGAAGATGATTACCGATACCATTAA
- a CDS encoding C40 family peptidase, translated as MENYAKLLGVNVRELDNRYLYGFINQWIGSPHRLGGQNKNGIDCSAFVGILYKDVYSKIIPRTSRDIETVVKSKKEGQLKEGDLVFFSFGGKAIDHVGVYLHNHKFVHVSTRKGVIISDLTDSWYAKYFTGAGALKI; from the coding sequence ATGGAGAATTATGCGAAGCTGTTGGGTGTGAATGTGCGAGAGTTAGACAATAGGTATCTTTATGGTTTTATCAATCAATGGATTGGTAGTCCGCATCGCCTTGGTGGACAGAATAAGAATGGGATAGATTGTTCGGCTTTTGTGGGAATACTCTACAAAGATGTCTATAGTAAGATTATTCCACGTACATCTCGTGATATTGAGACTGTCGTAAAAAGCAAGAAGGAGGGGCAACTTAAGGAGGGAGATCTTGTTTTTTTCTCTTTTGGAGGTAAGGCAATCGATCATGTAGGCGTGTACCTACATAATCACAAATTTGTCCATGTGTCTACTCGTAAGGGCGTGATTATTTCAGACCTGACCGATTCGTGGTATGCCAAATACTTCACAGGAGCAGGTGCTTTGAAAATCTAA
- a CDS encoding nucleoside permease, with product MSIKLRLTIMNFIQFFVWGAWLITIANFWFGTKQWDGTQFGAIFATMGIASLFMPTLIGIIADRWINAERLYCALHILYGLILFYLPQVTDPGSFFYIMLAAMCCYMPTLALSNSIAYTALIKNNYDLVRSFPPIRVWGTVGFIAAMWIVNLSGNKATANQFYIAGAAAIALGLYALTLPKNTPQNLIKEKSSWIQTFGLEAFKLFGNYKMALFFVFSMFLGGALQLTNAYGDVYIDEFKFFPKYTDLLVVKYSTIIMSISQISETLFILAIPFFLKRFGIKKVMLISMVAWVLRFGLFAYGNPADGLWMIVLSCIVYGMAFDFFNISGSLFVETSTNSKIRSSAQGLFMMMTNGFGAVLGSLISGWVIDHYFTMSFADVNHLASFLQTQVTDGHFLDFIKEKGTTVLSNGNFEKPIFLKNWHHIWLAFSAYTLIVAILFAVLFKHEHDPKALESANH from the coding sequence ATGTCCATTAAACTCCGATTGACTATCATGAACTTCATACAATTCTTTGTATGGGGAGCTTGGTTAATCACAATTGCAAACTTTTGGTTTGGCACAAAACAATGGGACGGCACACAATTTGGCGCTATTTTCGCCACAATGGGTATTGCGTCGCTATTTATGCCAACCCTTATTGGAATAATCGCCGACCGATGGATAAATGCGGAACGTTTATATTGTGCCCTCCACATTTTATATGGATTGATTCTGTTTTACTTACCTCAAGTCACTGATCCGGGATCTTTTTTCTATATCATGCTTGCAGCGATGTGCTGCTACATGCCCACATTGGCGCTATCCAATTCCATTGCTTATACAGCTCTGATTAAAAACAACTATGATTTGGTTAGGAGTTTCCCACCGATTCGAGTATGGGGCACTGTAGGTTTTATAGCGGCGATGTGGATTGTCAATCTTTCCGGTAATAAGGCTACTGCTAATCAATTTTATATAGCGGGAGCAGCAGCTATTGCTTTAGGCCTCTATGCACTAACACTTCCAAAAAATACGCCTCAGAATCTAATTAAGGAAAAAAGTTCGTGGATTCAAACATTTGGTTTGGAAGCGTTCAAGCTATTCGGAAACTACAAGATGGCATTGTTCTTCGTCTTTTCCATGTTTTTAGGTGGGGCATTGCAGCTGACAAATGCCTATGGTGATGTTTATATCGACGAATTCAAGTTCTTTCCTAAATATACAGACTTATTGGTTGTAAAATATTCGACAATCATCATGTCGATTTCTCAGATTTCGGAAACATTGTTCATCTTGGCCATTCCCTTTTTCCTAAAAAGATTTGGCATTAAAAAAGTTATGCTGATTTCGATGGTAGCATGGGTATTACGCTTCGGACTATTTGCATATGGCAATCCGGCTGATGGACTGTGGATGATCGTCCTATCCTGTATCGTATATGGAATGGCATTTGACTTTTTTAATATATCTGGATCTCTTTTTGTAGAAACTTCTACGAACTCCAAGATACGCTCTTCTGCTCAAGGACTCTTCATGATGATGACCAACGGGTTTGGAGCAGTACTGGGCAGCCTTATTTCGGGCTGGGTCATCGACCACTATTTTACGATGTCATTTGCCGACGTCAATCACCTCGCAAGTTTTCTACAGACACAGGTAACAGATGGTCATTTTCTGGACTTTATAAAGGAAAAAGGTACGACAGTATTGAGCAATGGAAATTTTGAGAAACCTATCTTCTTAAAAAACTGGCACCACATCTGGCTTGCATTCTCTGCATACACGCTTATAGTGGCCATACTGTTTGCAGTATTGTTCAAGCATGAGCACGACCCAAAAGCCCTTGAGAGCGCAAATCATTAA
- a CDS encoding bifunctional nuclease family protein, whose translation MKKINLDIVGLSYSQTQSGAYALVLGEVGGNRRLPIIIGGFEAQAIAVEIEKMTPSRPLTHDLFKSFADAYEITLQEVIIYNLIDGIFFAKLICSDGNATTEIDARTSDAIALAVRFDAPIYTYEFIMAAAGIVIESNDFAFLENIENVETAQLSKEQHKSPPPPQTKSVYSSLSDEQLETALDKAISEEQYEAAAAIRDEISRRKSTR comes from the coding sequence ATGAAGAAAATCAATTTAGATATTGTAGGGCTTTCGTATAGCCAGACCCAATCGGGGGCATATGCGTTAGTACTTGGCGAAGTTGGCGGGAATAGAAGATTACCCATCATCATTGGTGGCTTTGAGGCGCAAGCCATTGCCGTCGAAATCGAAAAGATGACACCGAGTCGCCCACTTACCCATGATTTATTTAAATCATTTGCAGATGCATACGAAATTACACTACAAGAAGTAATTATATACAACCTTATCGATGGCATCTTCTTTGCAAAGCTTATTTGTAGTGATGGCAATGCGACAACGGAAATTGATGCTCGTACCTCTGACGCTATCGCTTTGGCTGTGCGTTTTGATGCTCCTATATACACCTACGAGTTTATCATGGCTGCGGCGGGAATTGTAATCGAAAGCAATGACTTTGCCTTTCTAGAAAACATAGAAAATGTAGAAACTGCTCAGCTTTCCAAGGAACAACACAAATCTCCTCCCCCACCTCAGACCAAATCAGTTTACAGCTCATTGAGTGACGAACAATTGGAGACAGCTTTAGACAAAGCAATCTCTGAAGAACAATATGAGGCCGCAGCCGCCATTCGAGACGAAATCTCGCGCCGAAAATCTACTCGCTAG
- a CDS encoding electron transfer flavoprotein subunit alpha/FixB family protein, translating to MSILVYIENIEGQFKKSAFEVVSYAKAVATQTGDTVTAISIGNVEASELEKLGRYGAEKVLSVQSNDLKNFVNQAYAFIIAEAARHEGAKLVVLSNSFSGKGLAPRVAAKLQAGLADGAIELPQINGDSLSVKKTAFSNKAFATISLTSPIKVVSLNPNAFEAKTLGGTASIEAFAPQVNAKDLSTIVKEIVRATDKVSLPEAEIVVSAGRGLKGPENWAMIEELAEVLGAATACSKPVSDAGWRPHSEHVGQTGIVVSPNLYIAIGISGAIQHLAGVSSSKTIVVINKDPEAPFFKVADYGIVGDAFEVVPKLTAALKSYKGN from the coding sequence ATGTCTATACTCGTTTATATCGAAAATATCGAAGGACAGTTTAAAAAATCGGCTTTCGAAGTCGTTTCCTATGCTAAAGCCGTAGCTACTCAAACTGGGGACACAGTTACTGCAATATCTATTGGGAATGTGGAAGCCTCAGAATTGGAAAAACTAGGGCGATATGGTGCAGAGAAAGTCTTAAGCGTCCAAAGCAATGATCTCAAAAACTTTGTCAACCAAGCCTATGCCTTTATAATTGCTGAGGCGGCGAGGCATGAGGGGGCTAAACTTGTGGTACTTTCAAACTCTTTCAGCGGCAAGGGATTGGCTCCACGTGTCGCAGCTAAACTACAGGCGGGACTTGCTGACGGAGCAATCGAATTGCCTCAAATAAATGGAGATTCGCTGTCTGTTAAGAAGACCGCATTTTCCAACAAAGCATTTGCAACAATCTCATTGACATCTCCTATCAAAGTAGTCTCTCTAAATCCAAATGCATTTGAAGCAAAGACGTTAGGAGGTACCGCGAGCATTGAAGCTTTTGCTCCGCAAGTTAATGCAAAAGATTTAAGCACTATTGTGAAGGAAATCGTAAGGGCTACTGATAAGGTATCATTGCCTGAGGCCGAGATTGTGGTCTCAGCTGGTCGCGGCCTTAAGGGACCAGAGAATTGGGCAATGATTGAAGAGCTAGCCGAAGTGCTTGGTGCAGCGACAGCTTGCTCAAAACCTGTTTCAGACGCTGGTTGGAGGCCTCATTCCGAACATGTTGGACAGACCGGAATTGTGGTCAGTCCTAATCTATATATTGCCATCGGTATTTCGGGAGCTATCCAGCATCTAGCAGGTGTAAGCTCTTCCAAAACCATAGTCGTTATCAACAAAGATCCTGAAGCCCCTTTCTTCAAAGTTGCTGACTACGGTATCGTGGGTGACGCTTTTGAGGTGGTACCTAAACTGACAGCAGCATTAAAATCATACAAAGGAAATTAA